GATCTGTTACTGAGGCTGTCTGATTGATGCTATTCAAAATAATTGACGGCATTACGAAAGAGCTGGATACCTGCGCCTTCACCTTCCAGGCCGAGACGCGTCCATTGGGGATGTTGCGTTGCGAATAAAAAACGTTCAGGATGTGGCATCAAGCCTAGGATACGCCCTGTAGGATCACCCAATGCGGCGATATTGTAAGCCGAACCGTTGGGATTGATTGGATAATCCAAGATCTCTTCTTGAAGAGTTGTTTCTGCTTCTCCTGATTCACGATAACACATGGCGATTTGCTGATTGGCTTTCCACCTTTCAATAACCGCCACATCGCTCACCGCAATGCGTCCTTCGGCATGGGCAATAGGAAGTTCAATCTGATCGATTCCCTTCAGAAATACATTTTCTGGTGCAAGCACTCCGAGTTGAACCCAGAGCGATGTATATTTTCCATTAGTATTCCAGGTCAGTGTTGCATCGCGGCTTTGATTTGGTGGAGAAGGCCAGCTTTTCGCACCTCCGGGAAGAATTCCGGCTTTGAGAAGAACTTGAAAGCCGTTGCAAATCCCCAAAACCAATTTATCTGCTGCAAGAAAATTTCCAATTGTTTCGGAGAGTTGCCCCTGCAAGTGACTGGCAAAGATCACACCGGCGCCTACATCATCCCCATAGCTGAAACCGCCGGGAAGGCAGAGAATCTGATAATCGTCTAACTGATTGGGATTCTCCAGCAATTGAAGTAAATGAATTCTTGTTGGATGGGCTCCACAGAGATCGAATGCGTGTGCGGTTTCGATGTCGCAGTTTGTTCCGGGTGCACGTAACACACAGACTTTTGGGGAAGTTGACATAAGAGCAGAACTAATCCTTACAATTTTACTACAAATTCCAGGGGGATGAGAGGCGTTCTCGTTAAGAAGGATGCTATTGCGAAAACCATTTTTCTTCCAGAGTTACGGCGTTGATACCCTATAAAAACTCTGTTTTCCTGTGTTCCGAATAAATGATTATCGTTTTGGGTTTATAAGTCTTTTATTATTAGTGGTTTATGTGGAATGTTTTTTCTGGGGACCAGTGGAAATCGATCTATTCGTTATAGAGTGAATCTGGTATAGTCCGCAACTCCTCACAGATTCTGTTCTGTCTTGATTTTCATCAAAATGAGATCAAAGATTTGCTTCTAAATAAGTACGCCGTTTCATGAGCTTCTTTTTTCGCGTGTTCCTGCTTGCTTTATTGCTACCTGCTTGTTCGGGGTGCTTTAATTCCTATAACACCCGGATTCCACGTATTTTTCCGGGGCGTCAGGCTATGACTCGCGGTCAGCGCATCCAGGAAAAAAAACTAATGGAGCTCGAAGATCCATTGCCATCCAGTGCTTTAGGTCCGGATGTAGTACGTCCTCGTGAATTTGGGACTCAGCGAACCGAGTCAAGGTTGGCGATTGAACAGTCAATGCGTAGCCGTCCTTTTGTGCAGCCACGTCCGGGAGAAACTTTGCACCCTGTACCGGAATTATCGGGTCGCAATTCGAAATATCCTGAAGTCATTCGTCCTTAATCGCACTGACCGGATATGCTTTTTCTATGCTTCTACTTTTCATTGCCTGTGCATTACGTACAATACAGTATCTGAAGAGACGCTTTGAACTTTATTTCAGGGTAAGTAGCTATTTTGAAATTTCAATTCTACCGTTTTATTCCACTTTCCAAATTGGCTGATCGTTTTTGGCTCATATTGCTTGTGTTGAGCGCGATTTTTGCTGTTGGGAGAACTGCAGTCTACGCTCAGGTGGAAGTGAACCGTTCGATTGATGTACAAGGCAAAAAGTATTATACGCCACAGACGCGCGTTACCGTAAAGCGAGGTCTTAAATTTCTTGCGGAAAGACAACACCCCGATGGTTCGTTTGGTTCTGGTTCCACGTTTAAAACGAATGTTGCTGTTACTGCGCTGTGTGGAATGGCGTTTCTAGCAGATGGGAATACACCAGGGCGAGGGAAATATGGACTTCAGGTCCAAAAGGCGGTTGATTTTATTCTGGCTTCGTGCAAACCATCTGGGTATATCATTTCTCCCGATAGCATTTCACACGGTCCCATGTACGGTCATGGCTTTGCCACATTGTTTCTTGCGGAAGTGTATGGGATGACTCGCAGTAAAGATGTGCGTGTAAAATTAGAAAAGGCTGTGGAACTGATTGTGAAGTCTCAAAATTCAAAAGGGGGCTGGCGATATACTCCCGAGAGTAAAGACGCTGATCTGTCAGTGACGGTTTGCCAGATTATGGCATTAAGGGCTGCTCGGAATTGTGGAATCTTTGTTTCCAAAGACGTCATTGATCGTTGTATTGATTATGTTAAGAAAAGCCAGAATCCAGATGGAGGATTTCGCTATCAACTTGTAAGACAAGCTGTGAGTGAATTTCCCAGGTCCGCTGCAGGAGTTGTGGCCCTTTATAGCGCCGGGATCTATGAAGGGGCGGAAATTCAGAATGGACTGTCTTATTTAATGCGGCATCTACCCAATCAGCGTTATTTCAGGGGGAGCCACTTTTTTTATGGCCAATATTATGCCGTACAGGCAATGTGGCAAGCTGGAGGTCAATATTGGGGACGTTGGTATCCTGCAATCAGAGAAGAATTGATTTCCGGCCAAATGACAAGTGGTGGTTGGCGTCCCGACAGTTCAAATTGCATCGAATATAGTACCGCCATGTCTTGTATTGTGTTACAGATTCCACGCAATAATATCCCTATCTTTCAGCGTTAAACTAATTTTATCGGTTTCATAGTTTTTTTGTTCGGTCTGTTATGCGATTTTCAGTGATCATCTATTTTGTTTGCTGCTTTATTTTAGAAGTGGCTGTGATGGCTGCTGAGCTCTATCCGATCGAGGGGAATTTCGTTCAGGGTAAATTACTACAAGTTAACCAGAATCAGATTACGTTACAGACAACATCAGGCAAACAAATTTTTCCTGCCGATGAAACGATCAGAGTTAACTTGGGAAATCATAGTCTTCCTCGACCAAATGAAGGACTGATTGTTCTTGCGAATGATGATCGTATACATGCAAAATTACTTCGCTCCGAAGATGAAACGATCCTCATACGTTTAGTCTCCTATCCCGAAGTGGGAGAATTGAAAGTACCACTGGAAACGATACAGGCTGTTTATTTTCAATGGCCTTCTATGCAGCAAGGTCGTTCACAATTTATAAAAAAAATTGCACGTATAGAAAAAAAGTCAGATCTCTTTTATTTGAAAAACGGAGATTTTCTGGAAGGGGAATTTCTGGGATTTAATGCATCGACATTCCGATTCGAATCGAGGGCCGGCGAAACAGCGATTCCCCGGCGGGGAATTCGTTTTTTTTGTTTTAATCCGGAGTTGATCAATTTTCCGCAACCGGATCAGTTACACTATCAAATAGAACTGTCAGACGGTACACGTCTGACAGCATCTTCACTTACAATCGTCAAGAAAATGGCAACGATCAAAACATTATTTGGGGCAGAGATCCAGATTGAGTTAAATCAATTGAATTCTATTGTCCCATTAGACGGAAAGGTCATTTACCTGTCACAACTCAAACCGACTGCTTATGAATTTACTCCTTTTTTTTCTCAACAGTGGGGCTGGAGTCGAAATCGGAATGTTTTATCAGGACCGCTGATTGTAGGAGGTAAGGAATTTGCCTTTGGTATCGGAATGCACAGCGCTGCTGAATTGAGTTATGATCTTGATGGCAAATATGCCAGGTTCCAGACAGAAGTGGGAATCGATGATGCAACTAATGGAGCAGGTGATGTTAAAGTAGCGATTCTCGTCGATCGACGCATTGTCTTTCAGAAAGTGATTCGTGGAAGCAAACAGCAAGCAGTCGTTGTTCCACATATCGATCTTACTGGTGCCAAAGAGTTAGTGCTGAAAGTGGACTTTGGGAAGAATGCAGATATTCAAGATCATGTCAACTGGTGTCGTCCAGTTTTGATTCTAAAGAAATAACTCTGTTATCTTTCGACGAATGCAATTTTGTCTGGTGAGTAGCGTTGCCACGTCGTTTTTTCTATTCTGGAGTGCGTCCAAGATAAAGATTGTAGCTTAAATGCTATTATAAATCTAGATCCAGGCTAATGACTGATGTTAGTCATAATTTTCATCCGTTAACCTCGATTAATTACAAAGAAAACAGCTTATGAAAACAATATCCATGCTTCTATTCATTGTAGTGCTTGTGATTTCTCAGCAAGCATTCGCGGCAGAGAAAGTCGATACTTCGCCCGCTCCAGTCAAGATTGTGAAAGTCTTTCCCTATCTCAAAATTGATCGTCCGATTGTAGTTACTCATGCGGGTGATGGATCGGATCGCCTGTTTATTGCTTCGCAGAAGGGGAAAGTTTATGTCGTACCAAATACACCCGAAGATGAAGATCTTGAAGAAGGAAAGCTTTTTCTCGATATCTCGGATCGTGTGACTTACAACGACAAACAGAATGAAGAAGGTTTGTTAGGACTTGCTTTTCATCCGAAATTTAAAGAGAACGGCGAGTTCTTTATCTACTATAGTACCCCCGACAAACCCGTGAATACGTCAGTGATTTCGCGTTTTCGTGTGTCCGGGAATGATCCCGATAAAGCACTTGCAGATTCCGAAAAAGTATTGATGCGTGTGAAACAGCCTGCCTGGAATCATGGAGGTGGGACAGTAGTCTTTGGACCGGATGGAAAACTTTACATTGCCTTTGGAGATGGCGGTGCTGGGAATGATGTTTTCCATAACGGTCAGAATTTGTCATCCGTTTTGGGAACGATCTGTCGAATCGATGTTGATCATAAGGACCCGGGATTAAACTACGCGATTCCCAAAGATAATCCTTTTTTACACGGAAAAAGTGCTGAGATCAAAACAGCCCGCAAGGAAATCTGGGCATATGGATTACGTAATCCCTGGCGAATCGCCTTCGATACGAAAACGGATGTCCTCTGGGCCGGTGATGTGGGACAAAATATCTGGGAAGAGATAGATATTATCGTCAAAGGAGGGAACTATGGCTGGTCCGTCCGTGAAGGAAAACATCCATTCGGCCCCAACGGAGTGGAACCGCGTCCTCATTTAATTGAACCGATTTGGGAATATGATCATAGTGTAGGAAAATCGATTACTGGTGGTTCGGTTTATCGCGGTAAAAAGATTCCTGCGATACAAGGTGCGTACGTTTACGGTGATTATGTCTCTGGTAAATTCTGGGCATTAAAATATGATGCCCAGAACAAGAAAGTCACTGCAAACCATGTGATTGAATCGCCGAGCATACCGGTGATGACATTCGGAACAGATCAGAATGGCGAGATGTTTCTTACTTCCTCTTTTAGTGAAATTTTTATGCTCAAATCAAAATAATCAGATCTTGCATTTGAGTCTAATTTGCAACTAATACAACTAATAAAAGAAAAACCACGGAAGACCTAGTCAAGGTTCCGTGGTTTTTCTTTTTAATATGAATTGCTTGGTGCCATACTATGCTTCGATTGCGTATTGCTCCAAGTCTTCCAGATCGACAAATTCAAGTGTCGAAATGTGACAGGCTTCAAGAACCACGCGAGGTGCCATACCTGCTTCAAGAGCTTCTTTCCAGCGTTCTACGCACAAACACCATCGATCACCGGGTTTCAAGCCCGGAAAGTCAAATTGAGGGTGAGGTGTGCT
The Gimesia aquarii DNA segment above includes these coding regions:
- a CDS encoding DUF2237 family protein — translated: MNQKKAKNVLGTELETCSMDPVTGFYRDGCCNTGSSDMGLHTVCTEVTAEFLAFSKQRGNDLSTPHPQFDFPGLKPGDRWCLCVERWKEALEAGMAPRVVLEACHISTLEFVDLEDLEQYAIEA
- a CDS encoding prenyltransferase/squalene oxidase repeat-containing protein, with product MKFQFYRFIPLSKLADRFWLILLVLSAIFAVGRTAVYAQVEVNRSIDVQGKKYYTPQTRVTVKRGLKFLAERQHPDGSFGSGSTFKTNVAVTALCGMAFLADGNTPGRGKYGLQVQKAVDFILASCKPSGYIISPDSISHGPMYGHGFATLFLAEVYGMTRSKDVRVKLEKAVELIVKSQNSKGGWRYTPESKDADLSVTVCQIMALRAARNCGIFVSKDVIDRCIDYVKKSQNPDGGFRYQLVRQAVSEFPRSAAGVVALYSAGIYEGAEIQNGLSYLMRHLPNQRYFRGSHFFYGQYYAVQAMWQAGGQYWGRWYPAIREELISGQMTSGGWRPDSSNCIEYSTAMSCIVLQIPRNNIPIFQR
- a CDS encoding PQQ-dependent sugar dehydrogenase, with translation MKTISMLLFIVVLVISQQAFAAEKVDTSPAPVKIVKVFPYLKIDRPIVVTHAGDGSDRLFIASQKGKVYVVPNTPEDEDLEEGKLFLDISDRVTYNDKQNEEGLLGLAFHPKFKENGEFFIYYSTPDKPVNTSVISRFRVSGNDPDKALADSEKVLMRVKQPAWNHGGGTVVFGPDGKLYIAFGDGGAGNDVFHNGQNLSSVLGTICRIDVDHKDPGLNYAIPKDNPFLHGKSAEIKTARKEIWAYGLRNPWRIAFDTKTDVLWAGDVGQNIWEEIDIIVKGGNYGWSVREGKHPFGPNGVEPRPHLIEPIWEYDHSVGKSITGGSVYRGKKIPAIQGAYVYGDYVSGKFWALKYDAQNKKVTANHVIESPSIPVMTFGTDQNGEMFLTSSFSEIFMLKSK
- a CDS encoding phosphoribosylformylglycinamidine synthase subunit PurQ; translation: MSTSPKVCVLRAPGTNCDIETAHAFDLCGAHPTRIHLLQLLENPNQLDDYQILCLPGGFSYGDDVGAGVIFASHLQGQLSETIGNFLAADKLVLGICNGFQVLLKAGILPGGAKSWPSPPNQSRDATLTWNTNGKYTSLWVQLGVLAPENVFLKGIDQIELPIAHAEGRIAVSDVAVIERWKANQQIAMCYRESGEAETTLQEEILDYPINPNGSAYNIAALGDPTGRILGLMPHPERFLFATQHPQWTRLGLEGEGAGIQLFRNAVNYFE
- a CDS encoding NPCBM/NEW2 domain-containing protein, with translation MAAELYPIEGNFVQGKLLQVNQNQITLQTTSGKQIFPADETIRVNLGNHSLPRPNEGLIVLANDDRIHAKLLRSEDETILIRLVSYPEVGELKVPLETIQAVYFQWPSMQQGRSQFIKKIARIEKKSDLFYLKNGDFLEGEFLGFNASTFRFESRAGETAIPRRGIRFFCFNPELINFPQPDQLHYQIELSDGTRLTASSLTIVKKMATIKTLFGAEIQIELNQLNSIVPLDGKVIYLSQLKPTAYEFTPFFSQQWGWSRNRNVLSGPLIVGGKEFAFGIGMHSAAELSYDLDGKYARFQTEVGIDDATNGAGDVKVAILVDRRIVFQKVIRGSKQQAVVVPHIDLTGAKELVLKVDFGKNADIQDHVNWCRPVLILKK